A single genomic interval of Helicoverpa armigera isolate CAAS_96S chromosome 13, ASM3070526v1, whole genome shotgun sequence harbors:
- the LOC110376871 gene encoding sphingosine-1-phosphate phosphatase 1 has translation MWEQIIEYLKDPLLVIKVQNFFGVTYKSNESSHNNESSEVVHSDRLERLNEESEIKQHKRIPSNISSSSQSSCDTDSSAESGGKDAVECSINNKFWYYLFVLGTELGDEIFYATFIPFWFWNIDGAVGRRVVLVWTIVMYIGQGFKDIIRWPRPGYPVKKLQQKWAIEYGMPSTHAMVGVSIPFSVLLYTMDRYQYPVHWGVLIAVSWCTLICVSRVYLGMHSVLDIAAGLLLATALVSVLIPLVDRLDWFLLTSQLSPFLVIAASILVIVFHPNADKWTPTRGDTTMIVSVCAGILTGAWTHYQLGNMAASPAAPPYQIIWPSYNMLGCTILRTILGFCGVLATRAIAKSLSYAFVCALLGKDKNELRNSEDSLDNKNKIIVELSYKYFTYGMIGFNTTYVFPRVFDLLKINRPTYYTEI, from the exons ATGTGGGAACAGataatagaatatttaaaagatcCTCTACTAGTTAtaaaagttcaaaactttttcgGTGTTACTTACAAAAGTAATGAAAGTAgtcataataatgaatcatCCGAAGTGGTACATTCAGATAGATTAGAGCGTTTGAACGAGGAGTCTGAGATCAAGCAGCACAAGAGGATCCCCAGCAACATCTCGAGCAGTTCCCAGTCGTCGTGCGACACGGACAGCTCGGCGGAGAGCGGCGGGAAGGATGCCGTGGAGTGCAGCATCAACAACAAGTTCTGGTACTACCTGTTCGTGCTGGGCACGGAGCTGGGTGACGAGATATTCTACGCGACGTTCATACCCTTCTGGTTCTGGAACATAGACGGAGCAGTCGGCAGGAGGGTGGTGCTAGTCTGGACTATAGTTATGTATATTG GACAAGGATTCAAAGACATAATCCGGTGGCCGCGGCCCGGCTACCCCGTGAAGAAGCTGCAGCAGAAGTGGGCCATAGAGTACGGGATGCCGTCGACGCACGCCATGGTCGGCGTGTCCATACCCTTCTCCGTGCTGCTGTACACCATGGACCGGTACCAGTACCCCGTGCACTGGGGGGTACTGATCGCCGTGTCCTGGTGCACGCTCATCTGCGTTAGCAGGGTCTACTTGGGGATGCATAGTGTGCTG GACATAGCGGCAGGCCTGCTCCTGGCGACGGCGCTGGTATCGGTGCTGATCCCTCTGGTGGACCGGCTGGACTGGTTCCTGCTGACGTCACAGCTGTCGCCCTTCCTCGTCATCGCGGCCTCCATACTCGTCATCGTGTTCCATCCCAACGCCGATAAGTGGACACCCACGAG AGGCGACACGACGATGATAGTGAGCGTGTGCGCGGGCATCCTGACCGGCGCCTGGACGCACTACCAGCTCGGCAACATGGCGGCCagccccgccgcgccgccctaCCAGATCATCTGGCCCTCCTACAACATGCTGGGCTGCACCATCCTGCGCACCATCCTCGGCTTCTGCGGAGTCCTCGCCACCCGCGCCATAGCCAAGTCCCTCTCCTACGCCTTCGTCTGCGCACTGCTAGGCAAAGACAAGAATGAACTGCGCAACTCAGAGGACAGCTTAGACAACAAGAACAAAATCATCGTCGAACTGAGCTACAAGTACTTCACGTACGGAATGATAGGCTTCAACACGACCTACGTGTTCCCCCGCGTATTCGATCTGCTGAAAATCAACAGGCCTACGTATTACACCGAGATTTAA
- the LOC110376896 gene encoding NF-kappa-B inhibitor cactus, with protein MSGNKRINFDTKITEDENIDSGFLSGPLDVYPGDEEDKEAERQSASEDKKVLSDSAVQPSDSELDSGILCLSECLSGVQLTDTQTPHIAVSPPEQKNLPPIVIFFQQDADGDTQLHIASVHGCEKSVGTLIRVCPNKALLDVANDDGHTPLHLAVMSGNAVVTRMLVHAGLSLGARDRKGETPLHKATTKGHIECLQALLAPVPEHPRTKLSSVLDQKNYKGQACVHLAATSGNIEALQTLVYYGADINLRENLAGSTALHIAARRGDARLAQFLLERGAAPQPRDYASRTPRRLARHNAAARVFTNLSADDSDSDTDDDDDMYDSDSGDSLFERLRESMSSNNVNLKGCC; from the exons ATGAGTGGAAATAAGAGGATCAATTTCGATACAAAGATCACGGAAGACGAGAACATCGATTCTGGTTTTCTGTCGGGACCTTTGGACGTGTACCCAGGAGATGAGGAGGATAAGGAGGCGGAGCGCCAGTCCGCCAGTGAGGATAAGAAAGTGTTGAGTGATAGTGCAGTACAGCCTAGCGATAGCGAGCTCGACAGTGGTATTCTGTGTTTATCGGAGTGCCTCTCGGGCGTGCAGCTCACTGACACGCAGACCCCACACATCGCGGTCTCTCCGCCAGAACAGAAGAACCTCCCACCTATCGTCATATTCTTCCAACAGGACGCTGATGGCGATAC ACAGTTACACATAGCGTCAGTCCACGGCTGCGAGAAGTCAGTAGGAACACTCATAAGGGTGTGTCCAAACAAagcgctgttagacgtagccAACGACGACGGGCACACGCCCCTGCACCTGGCAGTGATGAGCGGGAACGCCGTGGTCACCAGGATGCTGGTGCACGCGGGCCTGTCGCTCGGGGCGCGGGACAGGAAAGGAGAAACCCCCCTGCACAAAGCCACCACAAAAGGACACATTGAATGCCTACAAGCGTTACTCGCGCCTGTGCCAGAACATCCTAGGACTAAGTTATCATCAGTACTCGACCAAAAGAACTATAAAG GACAAGCATGCGTACATCTCGCGGCGACGTCAGGGAACATAGAGGCACTGCAGACGCTCGTCTATTACGGCGCTGACATCAATCTAAGG GAGAACCTAGCGGGCTCGACAGCGCTGCACatagcggcgcggcgcggcgacGCGCGGCTGGCGCAGTTCCTGCtggagcgcggcgcggcgccgcaGCCGCGCGACTACGCGTCGCGCACGCCGCGCCGCCTCGCGCGACACAACGCCGCCGCGCGCGTCTTCACCAACCTCTCCGCAGACGACTCCGACTCCGACACCGACGACGATGACGAT ATGTACGACAGCGACAGCGGCGACAGTCTGTTCGAGAGGTTGCGGGAGAGCATGAGCTCCAACAACGTCAACCTGAAGGGATGTTGCTAG
- the LOC110376872 gene encoding DNA replication complex GINS protein PSF1, with protein sequence MFAEKVIELLKEAERNPATIDPFNDDKIRQILEEMHSLFRMNMNDANATMENKTLWTTVQVRHSALERNKRCLLAYLYSRMAKIKTLRWEFGAVLPPDVRELLSDDEYDWFSKYSINLASYMRSLGQDIGYNGIDLTENLKPPKSLYIEVLCMADYGKLELEDGDVILLKKNSRHFLPTSECQTLIRQGILKQIT encoded by the exons ATGTTCGCTGAGAAAGTCATAGAATTATTGAAAGAAGCCGAAAGAAATCCTGCTACGATAGACCCCTTCAAT gaTGATAAGATACGGCAAATATTGGAGGAAATGCATTCACTGTTTAGGATGAATATGAATGATGC AAATGCAACAATGGAAAACAAAACTCTTTGGACAACAGTGCAGGTCAGGCATTCAGCTTTAGAACGGAACAAACGCTGCCTCCTAGCGTACCTCTATAGCAGAATGGCAAAAATCAAGACTCTACGATGGGAGTTTGGGGCAGTGTTGCCACCAGATGTAAGAGAACTACTGTCAGATGATGAATATGATTGGTTCTCTAAGTACTCCATTAATTTAGCTTCATACATGAGATCCTTAGGACAAGACATAGGATATAACGGCATTGACTTAACAGAAAACCTGAAGCCCCCTAAATCTCTGTACATTGAAGTTCTCTGCATGGCAGACTATGGTAAGCTGGAGTTAGAAGATGGCGACGTGATCTTGTTAAAGAAGAATAGCAGACATTTTCTGCCAACATCCGAGTGTCAGACACTCATCAGACAGGGTATCTTGAAACAAATCACATAA